One genomic region from Streptomyces sp. Li-HN-5-11 encodes:
- a CDS encoding NAD(P)/FAD-dependent oxidoreductase produces MAHHDVVVIGAGFSGLYAAHKMRDQLGLTVQGFESAGGVGGTWWWNRYPGARCDIESVHYSYTFSEELQREWHWSERFASQAEILAYLEWVADKLDVRRAFRFNTRVTSLTWDDAACHWLVRTDDGADCTASFVVSCVGGLSAPKQPEFTGMDTFEGELYWTSRWPHQDVDFTGKRVAVIGTGSSGIQVIPEIAKQAAHLTVFQRTPNYAVPLNNSPVAAEQRRWNAEHHAELRAGSRRNSIGLPLENPKGPALDATPEERRTTYDKYYDGNSLGLLASTYTDLLVNAEANETLAAYVRQRIRERVKDAATAELLCPTDFPFATKRTPLETNYFETFNLPHVELVDVRPAPIEALTPTGVRTSEAAYSFDAIVLATGFDSFTGPMTNIDITGRDGATLKEKWSAHPATYLGFALAGFPNLFTVIGPQSAVGLYNTPLLIEDHVDLAAAAISTVRSEHARSLEPTPEAERAWVRLVEGIMDMTLFPRAKTSWYMGANIPGKPRGAYMFLGGGPLYLAVCREVEQGGFAGFALDGAARPVPSLLSLDAAEALNLAGMLNFGMVSLEDKTVSDIEALVGELRSTR; encoded by the coding sequence ATGGCGCACCATGACGTGGTTGTCATAGGCGCGGGTTTCTCCGGACTGTACGCGGCTCACAAGATGCGGGACCAGCTGGGGCTCACGGTTCAGGGCTTCGAGAGCGCCGGCGGGGTGGGCGGCACCTGGTGGTGGAACCGCTATCCGGGAGCGCGCTGCGACATCGAATCGGTGCACTACAGCTATACGTTCTCCGAAGAGCTGCAGCGCGAGTGGCACTGGTCGGAGCGCTTTGCCTCGCAGGCCGAGATCCTGGCCTACCTGGAGTGGGTGGCCGACAAGCTCGACGTCCGGCGCGCCTTCCGGTTCAACACCCGGGTGACCTCCCTGACGTGGGACGACGCCGCGTGCCACTGGCTGGTCCGCACCGACGACGGCGCCGACTGCACGGCGAGTTTCGTGGTGTCGTGCGTCGGCGGTCTGTCCGCTCCCAAGCAGCCGGAGTTCACCGGCATGGACACCTTTGAGGGCGAGCTGTACTGGACGAGCAGGTGGCCGCACCAAGACGTCGACTTCACGGGTAAGCGCGTGGCGGTGATCGGCACGGGTTCGTCGGGAATCCAGGTGATCCCGGAGATCGCCAAGCAGGCCGCCCACCTGACCGTGTTCCAGCGCACGCCCAACTACGCGGTCCCGCTGAACAACTCGCCGGTTGCCGCCGAGCAGCGGCGCTGGAACGCCGAGCACCACGCCGAACTCCGCGCGGGTTCCCGCCGGAACAGCATCGGCCTCCCCCTGGAGAATCCGAAGGGTCCGGCGCTGGATGCCACGCCCGAAGAGCGGCGCACGACGTACGACAAGTACTACGACGGGAACAGCCTGGGTTTGCTCGCCTCCACCTACACCGACCTTCTGGTGAACGCGGAGGCCAACGAGACGCTTGCCGCATACGTGCGGCAGCGCATTCGCGAGCGAGTGAAGGACGCGGCCACAGCCGAGTTGCTGTGCCCCACGGACTTTCCCTTCGCCACCAAGCGCACACCGCTCGAGACGAACTATTTCGAGACGTTCAATCTGCCCCATGTCGAGCTGGTCGACGTACGCCCGGCCCCCATCGAGGCGCTCACGCCGACAGGTGTCCGCACCAGCGAGGCGGCCTACTCGTTCGACGCGATCGTCCTGGCCACCGGATTCGACAGTTTCACCGGTCCGATGACGAACATCGACATCACGGGCCGTGACGGTGCGACGCTGAAGGAGAAGTGGTCCGCGCACCCGGCCACCTATCTCGGCTTCGCCCTCGCGGGATTCCCCAACCTGTTCACCGTCATCGGGCCGCAGAGCGCAGTGGGCCTGTACAACACTCCTCTCCTGATCGAGGACCATGTCGACCTCGCGGCCGCGGCCATCTCCACGGTGAGGTCCGAGCACGCCCGGAGTCTGGAACCGACACCGGAGGCGGAACGAGCCTGGGTCCGGCTCGTCGAGGGAATCATGGACATGACGCTCTTTCCGCGCGCGAAGACGTCCTGGTACATGGGGGCGAACATTCCGGGGAAGCCGCGGGGGGCCTACATGTTCCTCGGCGGCGGCCCGTTGTACCTGGCCGTCTGCCGCGAGGTGGAGCAGGGCGGATTCGCCGGGTTCGCGCTCGACGGCGCCGCGCGACCGGTTCCCTCGCTCCTGAGTCTCGACGCCGCCGAGGCGCTGAACCTGGCCGGGATGCTGAACTTCGGGATGGTGTCCCTGGAGGACAAGACCGTCTCCGACATCGAGGCTCTGGTCGGAGAGCTCCGGAGCACCCGGTAG
- a CDS encoding GH12 family glycosyl hydrolase domain-containing protein — protein MRSALRRKPRTILLGLFASTAAAVGLAAGPAHAATWSSSAQWGTWSNGGYTLYNDVWGQGAGPQTIWANSYSNWGVWANHPNTGGIKSYPNATRYVGKRLSALRSVKSSFNVSVPSSGAYETTYDVWDTNKANEIMLWMNKTGPVGPLGTSQGNVSVGGSTWTVYKGSNGNNAVFSFVRTSNTSSGTVDVLAVMNWIKNTKHWIGDVTLGDVQFGYEITSSSGGLNFTTNSFSVSSS, from the coding sequence ATGCGCTCAGCCCTTCGCAGAAAGCCACGCACGATCCTCCTGGGCCTCTTCGCCTCCACCGCCGCGGCGGTCGGACTGGCGGCGGGACCCGCCCACGCCGCGACGTGGTCGTCCAGCGCCCAGTGGGGCACGTGGTCGAACGGCGGTTACACCCTCTACAACGACGTCTGGGGCCAGGGGGCCGGACCGCAGACGATCTGGGCGAACTCGTACAGCAATTGGGGCGTGTGGGCGAACCACCCGAACACCGGCGGCATCAAGTCCTACCCCAACGCCACCCGTTACGTGGGCAAGAGGCTCAGCGCTCTGCGCTCGGTCAAGTCAAGCTTCAACGTGAGCGTGCCGTCGAGCGGCGCCTACGAGACCACGTACGACGTCTGGGACACGAACAAGGCCAACGAGATCATGCTCTGGATGAACAAGACGGGCCCGGTCGGTCCGCTCGGCACCTCCCAGGGGAACGTCTCGGTCGGCGGCAGCACCTGGACGGTCTACAAGGGCAGCAACGGCAACAACGCGGTCTTCTCCTTCGTCCGCACGTCCAACACCAGCTCCGGGACCGTGGACGTTCTGGCCGTGATGAACTGGATCAAGAACACCAAGCACTGGATCGGTGACGTCACCCTCGGAGACGTGCAGTTCGGCTACGAGATCACTTCCTCCTCCGGCGGCCTGAACTTCACGACGAACTCCTTCTCGGTCTCCAGCTCCTGA
- a CDS encoding SDR family NAD(P)-dependent oxidoreductase translates to MPLYGKLCVPPPAKVCAASMSNFRRNASVSGGGNAVRRPVAVITGAAKGIGFEVAKRLAPTHRVALLDRDETALQEATATIGADAAGFVCEITDSASVASAITAVVDRFDRIDVAISNAGIGVVGVARHLDPDALAGQLDVNLTGNWRFMHACLPHLISSRGYVLAVASAAALAAPPAEGFYAASKAGLEALVNVVRVEVAHLGVDVGVAYPMFVATPMVQTADADHPDLLYVRKKLSTTDVSASDAAARLVRAVERRSSHVFVPGSVRFQHVFRGVIRPLIDRVCRRIAPEVDRLTAAKVAERGPLGAAFNRPSSPVQDKQV, encoded by the coding sequence GTGCCGCTGTACGGCAAGCTTTGTGTCCCGCCGCCCGCGAAGGTGTGTGCTGCATCCATGAGCAACTTTCGAAGGAACGCTTCCGTGTCCGGCGGTGGCAACGCCGTACGACGTCCCGTCGCTGTGATCACAGGCGCTGCCAAGGGCATCGGATTCGAGGTGGCGAAGCGCCTGGCCCCGACTCACCGCGTCGCGCTGCTGGACCGGGACGAAACCGCCCTGCAAGAAGCGACCGCAACCATCGGAGCGGACGCCGCCGGCTTCGTGTGCGAAATCACCGACTCGGCCTCCGTGGCGTCCGCGATCACGGCTGTGGTGGACCGGTTCGACCGCATCGATGTCGCCATCTCCAACGCGGGCATCGGGGTGGTCGGCGTTGCGCGTCACCTGGACCCGGATGCGCTGGCAGGACAGCTCGACGTCAACCTCACGGGCAACTGGAGGTTCATGCACGCCTGTCTGCCCCACCTGATCAGCAGCCGCGGTTACGTCCTCGCTGTCGCTTCAGCGGCGGCGCTTGCGGCACCTCCGGCCGAGGGGTTCTACGCGGCGAGCAAGGCAGGTCTCGAGGCATTGGTCAACGTGGTACGCGTCGAGGTGGCACATCTCGGGGTCGATGTGGGCGTCGCCTACCCCATGTTCGTCGCCACCCCCATGGTGCAGACCGCCGACGCCGATCACCCTGACCTCCTGTATGTGCGCAAGAAGCTGTCCACTACGGACGTCTCGGCCTCGGACGCCGCTGCCCGGCTCGTACGGGCGGTGGAACGTCGCAGCTCACATGTCTTCGTTCCGGGGTCGGTGCGGTTCCAGCACGTCTTCCGGGGCGTGATACGGCCACTCATCGACAGGGTCTGTCGGCGGATCGCTCCCGAGGTCGACCGGCTGACGGCGGCCAAGGTGGCGGAGCGCGGGCCGTTGGGCGCCGCATTCAACAGGCCGTCGTCACCCGTCCAGGACAAGCAGGTGTGA
- a CDS encoding helix-turn-helix domain-containing protein: MTEPHVAEGVRGTVQEVAVALLPELPGIGAEATDHICDQVPDIVRAGARDVVLVTCQAHAAIFLDHLIRGVPLASYAPTPEIRELTRTAARRGLPLTAVVRGYRVGAHYLIARWTDAVAEHGPGDRSALEAVKAGTSFILLWLEMIIEQLTAEYRDEDERLARERSLARVELVRQVLGEPDTDIAAASERLGYRLKGRHIALALRARTDKPDAGASLEGAVRELARAMRATSHLAARVDMRTVWCWMACGDSSPPRLGRTGLPVLTAAGRPGVGLDGFRRSHREALDALRIAELAGRDGGTVTYYDEVGVAALCSADFDKCAEFVRTELGALCGAGPVAGRHRETLLAFYGANSNYRATAAELGLHHNTVRYRLDQAERALGHGPAERRLSLELALHLHSLLGDSIDQHPAQ, from the coding sequence ATGACCGAGCCGCACGTGGCCGAGGGCGTCCGAGGCACCGTCCAAGAGGTCGCTGTGGCGTTGCTGCCCGAACTGCCCGGCATCGGAGCGGAGGCCACGGACCACATCTGCGACCAGGTGCCCGACATCGTCCGGGCCGGCGCGCGGGACGTCGTCCTCGTGACGTGTCAGGCGCATGCCGCCATCTTCCTGGACCATCTCATCCGCGGCGTGCCGCTGGCCTCGTACGCACCCACGCCGGAGATTCGGGAGCTGACCCGCACCGCGGCGCGGCGCGGCCTGCCGCTGACGGCCGTGGTCCGCGGTTACCGCGTCGGTGCCCACTACCTGATCGCACGGTGGACCGACGCGGTGGCCGAGCACGGTCCCGGCGACCGTTCCGCGCTGGAGGCCGTCAAGGCGGGCACGTCCTTCATCCTCCTCTGGCTGGAGATGATCATCGAGCAGCTGACCGCGGAGTACCGCGACGAGGACGAACGGCTCGCCCGGGAGCGCTCGCTGGCGCGTGTCGAGCTCGTCCGTCAGGTGCTCGGCGAGCCGGACACCGACATCGCCGCTGCCAGTGAGCGGCTGGGCTACCGCCTGAAGGGCCGGCACATCGCACTGGCCCTGCGCGCCCGCACGGACAAGCCCGACGCGGGAGCGTCGCTGGAGGGCGCCGTGAGGGAACTGGCGCGAGCCATGCGGGCCACCAGCCACCTGGCCGCCCGGGTGGACATGCGGACGGTGTGGTGCTGGATGGCGTGCGGCGACTCGTCGCCTCCGCGGCTGGGGCGTACCGGCCTCCCCGTTCTGACGGCGGCCGGCCGCCCGGGAGTGGGCCTCGACGGGTTCCGGCGAAGTCACCGCGAGGCTCTGGACGCGCTGCGGATCGCCGAGCTGGCCGGACGGGACGGCGGCACGGTGACGTACTACGACGAGGTCGGTGTCGCGGCGTTGTGTTCGGCCGACTTCGACAAGTGCGCCGAGTTCGTGCGCACGGAGCTCGGCGCGTTGTGCGGTGCGGGTCCCGTGGCCGGGCGCCATCGCGAGACTCTGCTGGCGTTCTACGGCGCGAACAGCAACTACCGCGCCACGGCCGCCGAGCTGGGGTTGCATCACAACACGGTGCGCTACCGGCTGGACCAGGCCGAACGCGCCCTCGGCCACGGGCCGGCGGAACGCAGGCTGTCTCTGGAGCTTGCTCTCCACCTCCATTCCCTGCTCGGCGACTCCATTGATCAGCACCCGGCGCAGTGA
- a CDS encoding glycoside hydrolase family 2 TIM barrel-domain containing protein, with amino-acid sequence MAPPPLPTGFRRISRLFPFTARNRATSAMAWKTRVCALAFLLVAPPVVSYAAGTVSAGAAPTAATVTSPAAANRYRTVTDFDPGWLFHYGDATGAGAASYDDSGWRGLSVPHDWSIEGRTPPSNPFDRSAPSTGRGGYLPSGIGWYRKHFSLAGVPATRKVYVEFDGVMANASVYVNGTLIGTHPNGYTSFRYDITGAVKAGGVGNVIAVKADTSLQPASRYYTGAGIYRDVRLITTDPVHVDQWATHVTTPSVSSSAATVHARTTVVNSGSTTASVSVQGVLSDPGGTALPAVTTAAKTIAAGASATFDYDITVSNPKLWDLKTPNMYTLATDVRAGGTPVDDDITPVGIRSLTFSPTSGMSLNGRSVKLQGVALHQDYHGLGMAAPQRAMQRRLAQLKALGVNAIRTAHEPPGPAFLELTDRMGFLVLDEFFDTWTQHKYSDAGDYATYFNRTASSPTGTPAVPGASGSAPWYQVDTAGIVMRDRNHPSVAMWSAGNEIRDPLSTREPLLSRMVSISHALDPARPVTQALFRPGDSGDVSGATRTTLDVFGGNYRPNDVLKAMSMSPTRPGLLTEMGTDTSSWTTVRNNRGLIGEFLWTGADYLGEADGLWPTVGSSSGLMDAVGTVRPIGYAWQSTWGAPHTSPPPTGTTAGQVLLKPDHSTVSTDVNDISYVKATIADSSGRVVTGSSNPVTFSVSGPGVIVAVDSGSQTQESFRGSVRKAYQGVAYALIRATGPGTITVTAKAAGLTQGTTTLTGTTTPFVPCSGSCD; translated from the coding sequence ATGGCTCCCCCACCCCTCCCGACGGGCTTCCGGCGGATCAGTCGCCTGTTCCCGTTCACAGCCCGCAACCGCGCCACCAGCGCCATGGCCTGGAAAACGCGTGTCTGCGCGCTCGCGTTCCTGCTGGTGGCACCGCCGGTTGTCAGCTACGCCGCCGGTACCGTCTCAGCGGGGGCCGCGCCCACGGCCGCGACCGTGACCAGCCCGGCCGCCGCCAACAGGTACCGGACAGTCACGGACTTCGACCCCGGCTGGCTGTTCCACTACGGTGACGCCACCGGCGCGGGTGCCGCCTCGTACGACGACAGTGGCTGGCGCGGGCTGAGTGTGCCGCACGACTGGAGCATCGAGGGCAGGACTCCGCCGTCGAACCCGTTCGACAGGTCGGCGCCGAGCACCGGCCGCGGCGGCTATCTGCCCTCGGGCATCGGCTGGTACCGCAAGCACTTCTCGCTGGCCGGGGTACCCGCCACCCGCAAGGTGTACGTCGAGTTCGACGGCGTGATGGCCAATGCCAGTGTGTATGTCAACGGCACCCTGATCGGCACCCACCCGAACGGGTACACCAGTTTCCGCTACGACATCACAGGCGCGGTGAAGGCCGGCGGCGTCGGCAACGTGATCGCCGTCAAGGCGGACACCAGTCTTCAGCCGGCCTCCCGTTACTACACCGGCGCCGGGATCTACCGCGACGTGCGCCTCATCACGACCGACCCGGTGCACGTCGACCAGTGGGCCACCCACGTCACCACGCCGAGCGTCAGCAGTTCCGCCGCCACGGTCCACGCGCGGACCACGGTGGTCAACAGCGGCTCCACGACGGCGAGCGTCAGTGTCCAAGGGGTGCTGAGCGATCCCGGCGGCACCGCCCTCCCGGCCGTCACCACGGCCGCCAAGACGATCGCCGCCGGCGCCTCGGCCACCTTCGACTACGACATCACCGTCAGCAACCCCAAGCTGTGGGATCTGAAAACCCCGAACATGTACACGCTGGCGACAGACGTCCGCGCCGGCGGCACCCCGGTCGACGACGACATCACTCCGGTCGGCATCCGCAGCCTCACCTTCAGCCCGACGAGCGGGATGAGTCTGAACGGCCGCAGCGTCAAGCTGCAGGGTGTCGCGCTGCACCAGGACTACCACGGGCTCGGGATGGCAGCCCCGCAGCGCGCGATGCAACGGAGGCTGGCACAGCTGAAGGCCCTCGGCGTCAACGCCATCCGCACCGCACACGAGCCCCCCGGCCCGGCCTTCCTGGAACTCACCGACAGGATGGGGTTCCTGGTGCTGGACGAGTTCTTCGACACCTGGACACAGCACAAGTACAGCGACGCCGGGGACTACGCCACGTACTTCAACCGCACGGCTTCCTCGCCCACCGGCACCCCGGCCGTCCCGGGCGCGAGCGGATCGGCGCCCTGGTACCAGGTCGACACCGCCGGCATCGTCATGCGCGACCGCAACCACCCCAGCGTGGCGATGTGGAGCGCCGGCAACGAGATCCGCGACCCGCTCTCCACCCGCGAGCCGCTGCTGAGCAGGATGGTGTCGATCTCGCACGCCCTGGATCCGGCCCGCCCCGTCACCCAGGCCCTCTTCCGTCCCGGCGACAGTGGCGACGTCTCCGGCGCCACCCGCACCACCCTGGACGTCTTCGGCGGCAACTACCGCCCCAACGATGTCCTGAAGGCGATGAGCATGTCGCCGACGCGGCCCGGGCTGCTCACCGAGATGGGCACCGACACCTCGTCGTGGACGACGGTGAGGAACAACCGCGGCCTGATCGGAGAGTTCCTCTGGACGGGTGCCGACTACCTCGGCGAGGCCGACGGGCTGTGGCCCACCGTCGGAAGCAGCTCCGGCCTCATGGACGCGGTCGGAACCGTGCGGCCCATCGGGTATGCGTGGCAGAGCACATGGGGCGCTCCCCACACGTCGCCGCCGCCGACCGGCACCACGGCCGGCCAGGTGCTGCTCAAGCCCGACCACAGCACCGTATCGACGGATGTCAATGACATCTCCTATGTGAAAGCCACCATCGCCGACTCCTCCGGCCGGGTCGTGACCGGCTCCTCCAACCCCGTCACCTTCAGCGTCAGCGGGCCGGGCGTGATCGTGGCGGTCGACAGCGGCAGCCAGACGCAGGAGAGCTTCCGCGGCAGCGTACGCAAGGCATATCAGGGGGTCGCGTACGCGCTCATCCGGGCGACCGGCCCAGGCACCATCACCGTCACCGCGAAAGCAGCCGGGCTCACCCAGGGCACGACCACCCTGACCGGTACCACAACACCCTTCGTGCCCTGCTCGGGCAGTTGCGACTGA
- a CDS encoding right-handed parallel beta-helix repeat-containing protein — MKRSKFRKRALPVAAVVASIVTTAAGTATVSSAAAGGRVYYVSPTGSDSAAGTQSAPWKTIAHAQSVVQAGDTVYFRGGTYAYNRADAGCRSQTDRVDAITLNKSGSSGSLINYLAYPGEKPVFDFSRVTDNCRIKGFDVTGDWIHLKGLSVTGVPQNNNLNHESWGIWVSGSNNTFEQLDLHHNMGPGLFIQDGGGNLVLNCDSHDNYDPHTSNGAGESADGFGAHISAGHPGNVFRGDRAWWNSDDGFDLINAFSSVTIENSWAWLNGYLPGTTTASGNGNGFKAGGYGGKYVSNGAKHTVRNSVAFRNRAAGFYANHHTVADDFFNNTSYGNHPDYNMLGISPTGAAIGLGNLRNNIAYTGTLTSNMNGTNAAYNSWNLNVNLSNAQFQSVSTSGWDAPRQAGGSLPVLPYLRLTANSTLIDKGVNVGLPYNGSAPDLGAFEH, encoded by the coding sequence ATGAAACGTTCCAAGTTCAGGAAGCGCGCCCTCCCGGTAGCGGCGGTCGTGGCGAGCATCGTCACGACCGCCGCCGGGACGGCAACGGTCAGCAGTGCGGCGGCGGGCGGGCGGGTCTACTACGTCTCCCCGACCGGCAGCGACAGCGCCGCTGGGACCCAATCGGCTCCGTGGAAGACGATCGCCCACGCTCAGTCCGTCGTACAGGCGGGTGACACGGTGTACTTCCGCGGCGGCACCTACGCCTACAACCGCGCCGACGCCGGATGCAGGAGCCAGACCGACAGAGTCGACGCGATCACACTGAACAAGAGCGGCAGTTCGGGCAGCCTCATCAACTACCTCGCCTATCCGGGAGAGAAACCGGTCTTCGACTTCTCACGAGTGACGGACAACTGCCGGATCAAGGGCTTCGACGTCACCGGCGACTGGATCCACCTCAAGGGGCTGTCAGTCACGGGCGTACCACAGAACAACAACCTCAACCACGAGTCCTGGGGGATCTGGGTCTCCGGCAGCAACAACACCTTCGAGCAACTGGACCTGCACCACAACATGGGTCCGGGACTGTTCATCCAGGACGGCGGCGGCAACCTCGTCCTCAACTGCGACTCCCACGACAACTACGACCCGCACACCTCCAACGGGGCCGGCGAGAGCGCCGACGGCTTCGGCGCTCACATCTCGGCGGGCCACCCCGGCAACGTCTTCCGGGGCGACCGCGCCTGGTGGAACTCCGACGACGGCTTCGACCTCATCAACGCCTTCTCGTCCGTCACCATCGAGAACTCCTGGGCATGGCTCAACGGGTACCTGCCGGGCACCACCACCGCGTCCGGCAACGGGAACGGCTTCAAGGCCGGAGGCTACGGCGGCAAGTACGTGTCCAACGGCGCCAAGCACACCGTCCGCAACTCGGTCGCGTTCCGCAACCGCGCCGCCGGCTTCTACGCCAACCACCACACCGTCGCGGACGACTTCTTCAACAACACGAGCTACGGAAACCACCCCGACTACAACATGCTCGGAATCTCCCCGACCGGCGCCGCCATCGGCCTGGGCAACCTGCGCAACAACATCGCCTACACCGGCACCCTGACCTCGAACATGAACGGGACCAACGCCGCGTACAACTCCTGGAACCTGAACGTCAACCTGTCCAACGCCCAGTTCCAGAGCGTGTCGACGTCAGGCTGGGACGCACCCCGCCAAGCCGGCGGCAGCCTGCCCGTACTTCCCTACCTCCGCCTCACGGCGAACAGCACCCTGATCGACAAGGGCGTCAATGTCGGCCTGCCCTACAACGGCTCGGCTCCCGACCTGGGCGCCTTCGAGCACTGA